A stretch of the Glycine soja cultivar W05 chromosome 13, ASM419377v2, whole genome shotgun sequence genome encodes the following:
- the LOC114382467 gene encoding protein CELLULOSE SYNTHASE INTERACTIVE 3-like translates to MSKSPSHEQRQSIYSASQPGEFNEATGMDDPESTMAKVANFVEQLHANLSSPVEKETITARLLGIARRRKDARAIIGSHAQAMPLFISILRNGTPLAKVNVASTLSVLCKDEDLRLKVLLGGCIPPLLSLLNYESTDARKAAAEAIYEVSSGGLSDDHVGMKIFVTEGVVPTLWNQLNPKNKEDKIVEGFITGALRNLCGDKDGYWKATLEAGGVDIIVGLLSSDNAVSQSNAASLLARLMLAFSDSIPKVIDSGAVKALLQLVGQENDISVRASAADALEVLSSKSTKAKKVIVNADGIPILIGAIVAPSNECMQGDGGQALQEHATRALANICGGMSALILYLGELSRSPRPDAPVGDIIGALAYTLMVFEEKVDVDEKHFDATQIEDILVTLLKPQDNKLIQERVLEAMASLYGNVCLSKCLIQADSKKVLIGLITMAATDVQEYLILSLTSLCCDKIGVWEAIKKREGIQLLISLLGLSSEQHQEYSVQLLAILTDQVDDSKWAITAAGGIPPLVQLLETGSQKAREEAANVLWSLCCHSEDIRACVESAGAIPAFLWLLKSGGPKGQQASAMALTKLVRVADSAAINQLLALLLGDSPSSKAHIIRVLGHVLTMASQNDLLEKGSAANKGLRSLVQVLNSSNEETQEYAASVLADLFIARQDICDSLATDEIVLPCMKLLTSKTQVVATQSARVLSALSRPTKNKAANKMSYIVEGDVKPLIKLAKTSSVDAAETAVAALANLLFDPFIAAEALAEDVVSALARVLAEGTLEGKQNASRALHQLLKHFPVGDVLKGNTQCRFTVLALVDSLRAMDMDGTDAADALEVIALLARTKQGVNYTYPPWSALAEMPSSLELLVCCLAEGHSLVQEKAIKILSRLCGDQPVVLGDMLSASSKSIGSLANRIMNSSSLEVKIGGSALLICAAKEKKKLSMDSLDASGFLKPLIYSLVEMIKQSCSYSLLEIEVVASKGFMERSSFQEVDEFDIPDPATALGSTIAMWLLSVIASFHIKSKLTIMEAGGLEALSDKLSRHTSNPQAEYEDTEGTWINALLLAILFQDANVILSPVTMRIIPSIALLLRSDEVIDKYFAAQSMASLVCNGNKGIDLAIANSGAVAGLITIIGHVESDMPNLMALSEEFSLVQNPDQVVLDHLFEIEDVKLGSTARKSIPLLVDLLRPIPERPTAPPVAVRLLICIADGSDSNKLILAEAGALEALNKYLSLSPQDSTEAAISELLRILFSNSDLIKHEASTNSLNQLIAVLRLGSRNARYSAARALHELFDADNIRDSELAKQGIQPLVDMLNTTSGNEQEAALMALIKLTSGNSSKVSLLLDVEGNPLKCLYKILSSASSLELKSHAAQLCFALFGNSKIRADPVASECLEPFISLMQSDSETAIESGVCAFERLLEDEQQVELAAAYNVVYLLVSLVSGTNYQLIEAAISTLIKLGKDRTPIKLDMVKAGIIDNCLKLLQLAPSSLCSTIAELFRILTNSSAIARSSDAAKIVEPLFHVLLRRDFNLWGQHSALQALVNILEKPQSLATLKLTPSQVIEPLISFLESPSQAIQQLGTELLSHLLAQEHFQQDITTKNAVVPLVQLAGIGILNLQQTAIKALEKISTSWPKAVADAGGIFELAKVIIQEDPQPPHALWESAALVLSNVLHSNADYYFKVPVVVLVKLLHSTLESTISIALNALIVHDRSDASSAEQMMEAGVIDALLDLLRSHHCEEASGRLLEALFNNVRVREMKVSKYAIAPLSQYLLDPQTRSQSGKLLAALALGDLSQHEGHARSSASVSACRALISLLEDQPTEEMKVVAICALQNFVMNSRTNRRAVAEAGGILVIQELLLSPNTEVAAQAALLIKFLFSTHTLQEYVSNELIRSLTAALERELWSTATINEEVLRTLHVIFMNFPKLHTSEAATLCIPHLVGALKSGGEAAQDSVLDTFCLLRQSWSTMPIDIAKSQAMIAAEAIPILQMLMKTCPPSFHERADTLLHCLPGCLTVTIKRGNNLKQTMGSTNAFCRLTIGNGPPKQTKVVNHNTSPEWKEGFTWAFDVPPKGQKLHIICKSKNTFGKTTLGRVTIQIDKVVSEGVYSGLFSLNHDGNKDGSSRTLEIEIIWSNRISNDDI, encoded by the exons ATGTCAAAGTCTCCCTCTCATGAACAGAGGCAGTCCATTTATTCTGCCTCTCAGCCTGG GGAGTTTAATGAGGCAACAGGAATGGATGATCCAGAATCTACAATGGCAAAAGTTGCTAATTTTGTGGAGCAACTGCATGCCAACTTGTCATCACCAGTTGAGAAAGAAACTATTACAGCACGCTTGCTAGGTATTGCCAGGAGAAGAAAGGATGCTAGAGCAATCATCGGTTCTCATGCCCAAGCCATGCCATTGTTCATAAGCATTCTCAGAAATGGAACCCCTCTTGCAAAAGTTAATGTTGCTTCCACTCTCAGTGTCCTGTGCAAAGATGAAGACTTGAGGTTAAAAGTACTTCTTGGTGGCTGTATCCCACCATTATTGTCTCTTTTAAATTATGAATCCACCGATGCCAGGAAGGCAGCAGCTGAAGCGATATATGAAGTTTCCTCAGGTGGTCTTTCTGATGATCATGTTggtatgaaaatttttgttacagAAGGTGTAGTTCCAACCTTATGGAATCAACTAAATCCAAAAAACAAGGAAGACAAAATTGTGGAGGGTTTTATTACTGGAGCATTAAGAAATCTTTGTGGCGACAAAGACGGCTACTGGAAAGCTACATTAGAAGCTGGAGGCGTGGATATCATAGTAGGGCTCTTGTCTTCAGATAATGCTGTTTCTCAGTCAAATGCAGCTTCTCTATTGGCACGTTTAATGCTGGCATTCAGTGATAGCATCCCCAAAGTAATAGACTCTGGAGCAGTCAAAGCTTTACTTCAGCTTGTTGGTCAGGAAAATGACATTTCTGTAAGAGCTAGTGCTGCTGATGCCCTAGAGGTCCTCTCTTCAAAGTCTACCAAGGCTAAAAAGGTCATTGTTAATGCAGATGGTATTCCAATCCTTATTGGAGCTATAGTTGCTCCTTCTAATGAGTGTATGCAAGGTGATGGTGGCCAGGCTCTGCAGGAGCATGCAACTCGAGCTTTAGCCAATATCTGTGGTGGCATGTCTGCTTTAATACTATATCTTGGAGAACTTTCACGTTCTCCTCGCCCTGATGCACCAGTTGGTGATATAATTGGCGCTCTTGCTTATACACTCATGGTCTTTGAGGAAAAAGTTGATGTTGATGAGAAACATTTTGATGCAACTCAGATAGAGGATATTCTAGTAACTCTTTTAAAGCCTCAGGACAACAAACTAATTCAAGAGCGTGTCCTTGAGGCTATGGCTAGTCTATATGGAAATGTCTGTCTCTCAAAGTGTCTCATTCAGGCAGATTCAAAGAAGGTTCTGATTGGACTTATAACCATGGCTGCCACTGATGTGCAAGAGTATCTGATACTTTCATTGACAAGCTTGTGTTGTGATAAGATTGGAGTATGGGAGGCcattaaaaaaagagaaggtaTCCAATTACTAATATCATTGCTTGGATTATCCAGTGAGCAGCATCAAGAGTACTCAGTTCAGTTGCTAGCAATCTTAACTGACCAGGTCGATGACAGCAAGTGGGCAATCACTGCTGCTGGAGGGATTCCACCATTGGTGCAGTTGTTGGAGACAGGATCACAGAAAGCAAGAGAGGAAGCAGCAAATGTTCTGTGGAGTTTGTGCTGTCACAGTGAAGATATTCGTGCTTGTGTTGAAAGTGCTGGAGCCATCCCAGCATTCTTGTGGCTTCTTAAGAGTGGTGGACCAAAAGGACAGCAAGCTTCTGCCATGGCACTCACAAAGCTTGTCCGAGTAGCTGATTCTGCCGCAATTAATCAGCTATTGGCATTACTCTTAGGAGATTCTCCAAGCTCAAAAGCCCACATAATCCGAGTTTTAGGTCATGTTCTTACTATGGCTTCGCAGAATGATCTCCTTGAAAAGGGTTCTGCAGCTAATAAAGGCTTGAGATCTCTAGTTCAGGTCCTCAATTCATCAAATGAGGAAACCCAAGAATATGCAGCTTCAGTTCTAGCTGATTTATTTATTGCAAGACAAGACATCTGTGATAGTCTTGCGACTGATGAGATTGTACTTCCTTGCATGAAACTTTTGACTAGCAAAACTCAAGTTGTTGCCACTCAATCAGCTCGAGTGTTAAGTGCTCTGTCTCGTCCAACAAAGAACAAGGCTGCAAATAAAATGTCTTATATTGTAGAGGGTGATGTCAAGCCACTAATCAAGTTAGCTAAAACATCCTCTGTTGATGCTGCTGAAACTGCTGTTGCTGCATTGGCCAATCTTCTCTTTGATCCTTTTATTGCTGCTGAGGCTCTAGCAGAAGATGTTGTTTCAGCTTTAGCAAGAGTTCTGGCAGAAGGGACCTTGGAAGGTAAACAAAATGCATCTCGTGCACTTCATCAATTATTGAAGCATTTTCCAGTAGGTGATGTTCTCAAGGGTAACACTCAATGTCGTTTCACTGTGCTTGCACTTGTTGATTCCTTAAGAGCTATGGATATGGACGGCACTGATGCTGCAGATGCTTTAGAAGTAATTGCACTGCTAGCCAGAACTAAACAGGGGGTCAACTACACTTACCCTCCATGGTCAGCTCTGGCTGAAATGCCATCAAGTTTAGAACTTCTTGTCTGCTGCCTGGCTGAGGGGCATTCCCTTGTGCAAGAGAaagcaattaaaattctatcaaGACTTTGTGGGGATCAGCCAGTTGTTCTTGGTGATATGTTATCTGCTAGTTCCAAATCCATTGGTTCATTGGCTAATAGAATAATGAACTCCTCCAGTCTAGAAGTAAAAATTGGAGGTTCTGCCTTACTAATTTGTGCtgcaaaggagaagaaaaagctTTCAATGGATTCACTTGATGCTTCTGGGTTTCTAAAACCATTAATATATTCTTTAGTTGAAATGATAAAGCAGAGTTGTAGCTATTCTTTGTTAGAAATTGAAGTTGTTGCTTCTAAAGGTTTTATGGAGAGAAGTTCTTTTCAAGAAGTCGATGAGTTTGATATTCCTGATCCAGCCACTGCCTTGGGAAGCACTATTGCCATGTGGTTGCTTTCAGTTATTGCTTCTTTCCATATAAAGAGCAAGCTCACAATTATGGAAGCCGGTGGACTTGAAGCTCTCTCTGACAAACTTTCAAGACATACTTCAAATCCACAG GCAGAATATGAGGATACAGAAGGAACATGGATTAATGCCTTGCTCTTGGCCATTTTATTTCAAGATGCAAATGTCATTCTATCTCCTGTCACAATGCGCATTATACCTTCTATCGCTCTTCTGCTAAGATCTGATGAagtaattgataaatattttgctGCCCAGTCTATGGCTAGTCTTGTTTGTAATGGTAATAAGGGAATAGATCTTGCCATTGCGAATTCTGGTGCTGTTGCTGGATTGATAACTATTATTGGGCATGTAGAGTCAGATATGCCTAATCTCATGGCTTTATCAGAAGAATTTTCTTTGGTACAAAACCCTGATCAAGTTGTTTTGGATCACCTTTTTGAAATTGAAGATGTAAAATTGGGGTCTACCGCCAGGAAATCTATACCCCTCTTAGTGGATCTCCTGAGACCAATACCAGAAAGGCCTACTGCTCCACCAGTTGCTGTTAGACTCTTGATATGCATTGCAGATGGAAGTGATAGCAATAAATTAATCTTGGCTGAAGCTGGAGCTCTGGAAGCTTTGAACAAATACCTGTCCTTGAGTCCTCAAGACTCAACTGAGGCGGCTATTTCTGAGTTATTGAGAATATTATTTTCCAATTCTGACCTTATTAAACATGAAGCATCAACTAATTCATTGAACCAACTCATAGCTGTTTTGCGTCTTGGATCAAGAAATGCTAGATATAGTGCAGCAAGAGCACTTCATGAACTTTTTGATGCCGACAACATTAGAGACTCAGAATTAGCTAAACAGGGCATTCAACCATTGGTTGACATGCTTAACACAACATCAGGTAATGAGCAGGAGGCTGCTCTCATGGCCTTGATCAAGTTAACTTCAGGAAATTCTTCAAAAGTATCTCTTCTTCTTGATGTGGAAGGAAACCCACTTAAATGTTTATACAAAATACTGTCTTCTGCTTCATCTTTGGAACTGAAGAGCCATGCTGCCCAACTCTGCTTTGCTCTTTTTGGCAATAGCAAGATCAGAGCAGATCCAGTTGCCTCAGAATGCCTAGAACCCTTTATATCACTGATGCAGTCTGATTCTGAGACTGCAATAGAATCCGGGGTTTGTGCTTTTGAGAGATTATTGGAAGATGAACAACAGGTAGAGCTTGCAGCAGCCTACAATGTTGTGTATCTCCTTGTGAGCTTGGTTTCTGGTACAAACTATCAGCTTATAGAGGCCGCCATATCTACTCTTATCAAATTGGGAAAAGACAGGACTCCAATTAAACTAGACATGGTGAAAGCTGGCATTATTGATAATTGTCTCAAGCTACTACAATTAGCACCTAGCTCTTTATGCTCCACAATAGCTGAGCTGTTTCGCATTTTAACTAATAGCAGCGCAATTGCAAGAAGTTCAGATGCTGCAAAAATTGTAGAACCACTTTTCCATGTTTTGCTCCGCCGAGATTTCAACTTATGGGGACAGCATAGTGCCTTACAAGCACTTGTAAATATATTGGAGAAACCGCAAAGTCTTGCAACCTTGAAGCTTACTCCAAGCCAAGTTATTGAGCCCTTAATTTCTTTTCTGGAATCCCCATCCCAAGCTATTCAGCAGCTTGGCACGGAACTGTTATCTCATCTTCTTGCACAGGAACATTTTCAGCAAGATATTACAACAAAGAATGCAGTTGTGCCCCTCGTACAGCTTGCAGGAATTGGAATATTAAACTTACAGCAAACAGCGATAAAAGCATTGGAAAAGATTTCCACAAGTTGGCCAAAGGCAGTTGCTGATGCTGGAGGTATTTTTGAGCTTGCAAAGGTTATTATTCAAGAAGACCCTCAGCCACCACATGCACTCTGGGAATCAGCTGCTTTAGTTCTCTCTAACGTATTACATTCCAATGCTGATTACTATTTTAAAGTTCCTGTGGTGGTTCTTGTGAAACTTTTGCACTCAACACTTGAGAGTACAATTAGCATAGCCCTTAATGCTTTAATAGTTCATGACAGAAGCGATGCTTCAAGTGCTGAGCAGATGATGGAAGCTGGAGTTATAGATGCTCTGTTGGACCTTTTAAGATCTCATCATTGTGAAGAAGCATCTGGTAGATTACTAGAAGCTTTATTTAACAATGTGAGAGTACGAGAGATGAAGGTGTCTAAGTATGCTATAGCACCTTTGTCCCAGTATCTATTGGATCCGCAAACCAGATCACAGTCTGGCAAGCTTCTTGCTGCTTTGGCTTTGGGAGATCTTTCccagcatgaaggacatgctaGATCTAGTGCCTCTGTTTCTGCATGTCGTGCATTGATTAGTTTACTTGAAGATCAGCCAACTGAAGAAATGAAGGTGGTGGCTATATGTGCATTGCAAAACTTTGTCATGAACAGCAGGACCAATAGACGAGCTGTTGCAGAAGCTGGGGGCATACTGGTGATTCAGGAATTGCTTTTGTCTCCAAACACAGAAGTTGCTGCACAAGCCGCTTTACTGatcaaatttttgttttctaccCATACATTGCAAGAATATGTGTCAAATGAGTTGATCAGGTCTTTGACAG CTGCACTGGAAAGAGAGTTATGGTCAACCGCCACAATCAATGAGGAGGTTTTGAGAACTCTACATGTGATATTCATGAACTTCCCTAAGCTCCACACATCTGAAGCAGCAACTCTTTGCATTCCTCATTTGGTAGGGGCACTTAAATCTGGTGGTGAAGCGGCTCAGGACTCTGTACTTGACACATTTTGCTTGCTAAGGCAATCTTGGTCAACTATGCCAATAGATATAGCTAAGTCTCAAGCTATGATTGCTGCTGAAGCCATCCCCATTTTACAAATGCTCATGAAAACCTGCCCTCCTAGCTTCCATGAGAGGGCAGATACTCTTCTGCACTGCTTACCAGGTTGTTTGACTGTCACCATTAAGCGTGGAAACAACCTCAAACAAACTATGGGAAGCACTAATGCATTCTGCCGGTTAACAATAGGCAATGGTCCTCCAAAACAAACCAAG GTGGTGAATCATAATACTTCTCCAGAATGGAAAGAAGGATTCACTTGGGCATTTGATGTACCTCCAAAGGGCCAAAAGCTGCACATCATATGCAAAAGCAAGAATACTTTTGGGAAG ACAACTCTTGGAAGAGTCACTATCCAAATTGATAAAGTTGTATCAGAGGGGGTTTATAGTGGATTATTCAGTCTTAATCATGATGGTAACAAAGATGGTTCTTCCCGAACACTTGAAATTGAGATTATATGGTCCAACAGGATTTCCAATGATGACATTTGA